In bacterium, the sequence AATAGTTGACCGTCGGCGTAAAGCTTGGTCCGCTCCGGAGGGAAGTTCAGATAGCCTGGCCCGGGGCTTATCTCCTGTTTCTCCCAGAGCTTTACCTTGACGACCTGTCCTCCAAACTGAACCGCGGCGATCTGAAAGGACCCCCTGTCCTCAATGGAAACAATGGCCACCTCAACGGCTCCTTCACTCTTTTCCCGGTCCAGTTTGAGAAATTCGGGCCGGATGCCCAGTTCCAGGTTCCCGTTGGACGCATGGGCCCCGGCCCGGCTGTCCAACTGAATGCGCCCGCCATCCACGATCGCCACGTTGCCGTCAAGCCTGCAGGGCAGGAGGTTCATTCCCGGGCTCCCGATGAAATAGCCCACAAATGTGTGACGGGGATTTTCAAAGAGCTCCTGGGGCGTTCCCACTTGCAGGATACGGCCCTCGTTCATGACAGCGACCTGGTCGGCGAAAGTCAGCGCCTCATTCTGATCGTGGGTGACGTAAATGAACGTCCGGGCGAAACGCTCGTGGATCTCCTTGAGTTTGCGTCGGAGCTGCCACTTTACGTGTGGATCTATGACGGTCAGGGGTTCGTCGAAAAGGATCGCTGCCACGTCGCTGCGAACAAGTCCACGGCCGAGGGATATCTTCTGCTTACCGTCTGCTGACAGGCCGGATGCTCTGCGATTGAGGTCTGACTGGAGATCAAGCATCCTGGCCACTTCGTTGACCCGTGTCTGGATATCCTGCTTTCCCATGGCGCGGTTCCGAAGGGGGAATGCCAGGTTATCGTACACCGTCATGGTGTCGTAGATAACGGGGAACTGGAAAACCTGGGCGATATTTTTTTCCTTTGTGGGGAGGTCGGTGACGTCCAGATCGTCGAATTTCACCCGTCCCCGAGTCGGTTGAATGAGTCCGGAGATGATGTTAAGCAGGGTCGTCTTGCCGCAGCCTGAGGGCCCGAGAAGGGCATAGGCCCCGCCGTCGTCCCAGGTGATGTTCATGGGCTTGATGGCCCATTCGCTCTCCTGGCTGGGTTTGTCTTCGTAGCTGTGGGCAATATCCTGAAATTCAATACGCGCCATCGGTGGCCTCTTCAGGTTCAGACTGCTGTATTGGATTGGCGAAGGGGGAGCGAACCAGTTTTCCCGATCCGTCGTATGCGAACAAACCTCTCGGGTCCACGAAAACGCGGATCACCTCACCCAGCCGGAATGTATGCACACCTTCCTCAAGAACGACCCACGTAATGCCGTTGAGTGACAGGTGAATGAAGGTCTCCGAACCGCTGATCTCAGCCAGTTCTACTCGCGCTTCGATCTCCACGTCCTGCGGGAAAGTGCGTGTTATGGAAAATCTGTGGGCCCGCACCCCGAAACAGTATTGGCCCGGGGCAAGTCCGGCCATGTGGGGAGGCAGGGGAAAACGGATCTTATTCGCGATCCGTACCTCGTCGCCTTCTATGACTCCTTCCAGGAGGTTCATGGGCGGATCACTGAAGATCTGACCCACGCGTATGGAATCGGGGTTGCGATAAACATCTGCAGTCGGGCCGGTCTGCAGTACCCGGCCTTTGTCGATGGTGAAAACGGTTCCCCCAAGCAATAGCGCCTCCGAAGGTTCGGTGGTGGCATAGACGACTATCGTCTGGCGCTTGTTGAATATCTCCCCCAGTTCCGTCCGCAGCTCCTCCCGGAGCTTGTAGTCCAGGTTGACGAGGGGCTCGTCGAGAAGCAGCAGGCCGGCCTCTTTGATGAGAGCCCTCGCCAGTGCCGTACGCTGCTGCTGGCCGCCGCTCAATTCTGCAGGCTTCCGGTGGAGTTGAGGGGTGATGTGGAGCATCTCGGCGGTCTCGCGGACCCGCCGGTCGATCTGGCCCTTGTCCACCCCCGCACGCTTGAGGGGGGAGGCGATGTTTTTGTAAACGGTGAAGGAAGGATAGTTGATGAACTCCTGGTAGACCATGGCCACGTCGCGCCTGCGAACGGAGTGGCCCGTGACATCCTTGCCGTCTACCAGAACGCGCCCCGCGCTCGGCCGGTCCAGTCCCGCCATGAGTCTCATGAGGGAGGTTTTCCCGGACAGTGTGGGGCCGAGGAGAATGTTGAGAGAGCCGGGCTCGAGCTTCAGATCGACCCCGTAGATGTGGGAGTCGGGCCCCACTTTTTTGACCACGCCTTCCAGCGTCAGCGACATATCAGGAAGGTCCTTTCGTTGTCAGATCCATGGCGTCGGATGATGTCCCTGCGCCTGGCTCCCTGGACAGAGGAAACCCAATCAGGCAACCAAGGCTCCGCTTTGCACCGGATGTGTAAAACATCATTCCAGGTTGGTTTGCCATGAACATTATCATACGCACCTTATGTTCACAAAAGAAAATAAAGGGTGGCTATATTTTCGCTTTAAAACATATCAAAGGGAACAACCCCTTTATCACATCCCATTCAGGGCAATGTGAAGCTTCACGTTGGCATCTGCGAGAATTCGACATATCTCATCGGGAGGCCTCTTGTCGGTGAAAAGTGCATCTATCTGGGACAACTGACCGAGCCTTACCATGGGTTTCCGCCCGAACTTGGTGCTGTCGGTGGCGAGGAATACCTTGTGGGAGTTGACCATGATAGCTTGCGCCACCCGAACTTCGCTGTAATCGAAATCCAGGAGGGAGCCATCCATGTCTATGCCGGAGATACCGATAATGCCGAAATCGACCTTGAACTTCTCGATAAATTCGATAGTGGTATCGCCAGTGATCCCCCGATCCCTGTGCCGTACGACACCGCCGGCGACAATGATCTCGAAGCTGCCGTTCTGGGATAATATGGCAGCGACGTTGAGGTTGTTGGTGATTATGCGAAGCCCCCTGTGGTCGCGCAGGGCCTTTGCAACCTCCTCTGTGGTCGTGCCGATGTTTATGAAAAGTGAAGTCTGGTCCGGGATATGACTGGCAACCATCCTGGCGATGCGGATCTTTTCGTCCAGGCAAATAACCTGGCGTGTCGAATAGGGGATGTTTTCCACGGTGGCCGGCAGGCCGGCTCCGCCGTGGTGTCGTCGCAGCAACCCCTCGCGGCAGAGCAGGTTAATGTCCCTTCGCACGGTCTGGGTCGTTACGTGGAAGGTTCTCGCCAGCTCGTCGCTGGACACGAATCCGCGGCTCTGAACCAGCTCGAGGATCTCCCTTTGTCTCTTGTTGTGTAGTTTGGTGGAGCCTGGAAGGACCGGTTTCGGCATGGAAAATCACTCCCGTGGAAAAATGTACCTGTGGAGTGGATTTTTGTTCTCTTGCGCAGTATACCACGATTTCGGGAGAAATGTTCGTTTACGAAAAAAAAGCAGCAACAAATGACTTTTGGGCCCCATTCTGCGTAACGGCACAGCAATTATAACCTTAAAAACGGGCGAAAAACGGTATTCGGGTCGGCGGCTTCGCCCTTCGCTTTTGGCCCTGTTCTTTCCCCGCTCCCCCATGCATCCATGCACC encodes:
- a CDS encoding ABC transporter ATP-binding protein, translated to MARIEFQDIAHSYEDKPSQESEWAIKPMNITWDDGGAYALLGPSGCGKTTLLNIISGLIQPTRGRVKFDDLDVTDLPTKEKNIAQVFQFPVIYDTMTVYDNLAFPLRNRAMGKQDIQTRVNEVARMLDLQSDLNRRASGLSADGKQKISLGRGLVRSDVAAILFDEPLTVIDPHVKWQLRRKLKEIHERFARTFIYVTHDQNEALTFADQVAVMNEGRILQVGTPQELFENPRHTFVGYFIGSPGMNLLPCRLDGNVAIVDGGRIQLDSRAGAHASNGNLELGIRPEFLKLDREKSEGAVEVAIVSIEDRGSFQIAAVQFGGQVVKVKLWEKQEISPGPGYLNFPPERTKLYADGQLLE
- a CDS encoding DeoR family transcriptional regulator — encoded protein: MPKPVLPGSTKLHNKRQREILELVQSRGFVSSDELARTFHVTTQTVRRDINLLCREGLLRRHHGGAGLPATVENIPYSTRQVICLDEKIRIARMVASHIPDQTSLFINIGTTTEEVAKALRDHRGLRIITNNLNVAAILSQNGSFEIIVAGGVVRHRDRGITGDTTIEFIEKFKVDFGIIGISGIDMDGSLLDFDYSEVRVAQAIMVNSHKVFLATDSTKFGRKPMVRLGQLSQIDALFTDKRPPDEICRILADANVKLHIALNGM
- a CDS encoding ABC transporter ATP-binding protein, which gives rise to MSLTLEGVVKKVGPDSHIYGVDLKLEPGSLNILLGPTLSGKTSLMRLMAGLDRPSAGRVLVDGKDVTGHSVRRRDVAMVYQEFINYPSFTVYKNIASPLKRAGVDKGQIDRRVRETAEMLHITPQLHRKPAELSGGQQQRTALARALIKEAGLLLLDEPLVNLDYKLREELRTELGEIFNKRQTIVVYATTEPSEALLLGGTVFTIDKGRVLQTGPTADVYRNPDSIRVGQIFSDPPMNLLEGVIEGDEVRIANKIRFPLPPHMAGLAPGQYCFGVRAHRFSITRTFPQDVEIEARVELAEISGSETFIHLSLNGITWVVLEEGVHTFRLGEVIRVFVDPRGLFAYDGSGKLVRSPFANPIQQSEPEEATDGAY